The Mauremys reevesii isolate NIE-2019 linkage group 1, ASM1616193v1, whole genome shotgun sequence genome has a segment encoding these proteins:
- the LOC120384327 gene encoding uncharacterized protein LOC120384327 isoform X2 yields MEPGQGTHGGEQNNHVPATLYPIVKVQSKHEKSLDQRENKLKRKRKETAEKENSPASVTEGCMKPCRGNLSENAVVSATRTRTPPPEPLKNQESALRPLTTQNSPDLIYVKPKDKTKDSGKKPPHKHNSSSSAVTATPSPEETVSENAHVHNPRARTLGVLKVRRPGACSVWAPYKKPWTRSFCNAEVLQPHKHDSSSSAATATPSPEKTVSENAHVHKPGACALGVVNKTPSTDKTFSQNHKLAAAPPSSSVWEEFDASIRKVMDAVSLGSLKERPSRKTWEKYDSLFRAMLKDRRVGKGVSKQA; encoded by the exons TACAGTCAAAACATGAGAAATCCTTAGACCAGAGGGAAAACAaactcaaaagaaaaaggaaggagacggctgaaaaggaaaattcaccagcatcagtgactgaagGATGCATGAAGCCCT GCAGGGGCAACCTTTCTGAAAATGCTGTTGTCAGCGCTACAAGgacaaggacacctcctccagaaccactaaagaaccaggaatctgctttgagacctttaacaacgcaaaacagcCCAGATCTCATATACGTGAAACCCaaggacaaaacaaaagactctggtaaaaaaccaccacacaaacacaactccagttcctcagcggtcACCGCCACACCAAGCCCTGAGGAAACTGTGAGCGAAAATGCCCACGTTCACAACCCCAGAGCACGCACTCTAGGGGTTCTGAAGGTGCGCAGACCTGGAGCATGTAGTGTATGGGCTCCATATAAAAAACCATGGACTAGAAGCTTCTGCAATGCCGAGGTGCTGCAACCACACAAACACGattccagttcctcagcggccacagccacaccaagccctgagaaaactgtgAGTGAAAATGCCCAcgttcacaaacccggagcatgcgctctaggggttgtgaataaaacaccgAGCACTGACAAAacattctcccaaaaccataagctcgcCGCAGCTCCCCCGAGTTCTAGTGTTTGGGAAGAGTTTGATGCTTCCATCAGAAAAGTGATGGATGCTGTATCCTTGGGGAGTCTAAAAGAACGGCCTTCTAGAAAGACTTGGGAAAAATATGATTCTTTGTTCAGAGCAATGCTGAAAGACAGGAGGGTTGGAAAGGGTGTCTCTAAGCAGGCATGA